CTCCACTTTCACCAAAACCTACAATCTCAGCATAAATCTTAGCGCCTCTTTTTTTAGCCGCTTCATACTCTTCAAGGATCAAAGCCCCGGCACCTTCACCCATCACAAAACCGTCTCTATCTGCATCAAAAGGGCGTGAAGCGTGCTTTGGATCATCGTTTCTTGTTGAGAGTGCTTTCATTGCGGCAAAACCGCCGATTCCTATAGGACATATCGCAGCTTCCGCTCCCACAACAAGCATTCTATCGGCTCCACCAAGCAATATTGTCTTAACAGCTTCCGTAATCGCGTGAGTACCAGCCGCACAAGCCGTGACACTTGATATATTTGGTCCTTTTAAGTTATTCTCAATAGATATAAATCCACCTAACATATTAACCAGTGCGGAAGGGATGAAAAAGGGACTTATTCTTTTAGGTCCTCTTGTATCGCAGATAACGGAGTTCTTCTCTATATTTTGAAGCCCACCTATACCGGAAGCAGAGCTTATTCCAAATCTTTCTCTCTCAACACTATCATCAATACTCGCATCTTTTATCGCTTCTTGAGCCGCTTTTATACCAAGATGAATAAATCTATCTGCTTTTTTAACCTCTTTAGGATCCATTATGGTTTTAGGATCAAAATCTTTTACTTCGGCCGCAATTTTTACGCTGTGATTTGTCGGATCGAAAGAGGTTATTGTATCTACTCCACATTCACCATTTATAATGGCCTCAAAAGAGCTATCTTTATCATTTCCTAAAGCATTTATCATTCCGAGTCCGGTTATTACCACTCTTTTCACAACTTATCCTTTTAAGTGTCAAGTGTTAAGTATTAAGTGCTACATCATGCATAATCTATAACACTTAGCACTTAACACTGCTAGTTTATTGCAGGCCAACGCCTGCAAAAATCAAGATTTGTGCTCTTCAATATATTTAACTGCGTCACCTACAGTTTGGATTTTTTCTGCATCCTCATCAGGAATTTCTATACCAAATTTTTCTTCCAAAGCCATAACCAACTCAACTACGTCAAGGCTGTCAGCACCTAAATCTTCAACAAATTTTGAATCTTCTTTAACTTCATCAGGATTAGCGTTTAGCTGCTCTACCACAACCTCTTTAACTTCATCAAAAAGTGCCATATTAACTCCTTTGTAATTTTTAAATCGCTAAATTTTATCAAAAAAAGATTTAATTAGACATAAGTTATTTAGTATATTGGTTATTGGTATATTGGTTGTTTGCGCAAAAATAGAAAAACCGATACACCAATATACAAATACACTGAATATACCAATAACAAATTACATATACATCCCGCCGTTAACTTTTATAGTCTCGCCTGTAATATAGCTTGAATGATCACTTAGTAAAAAAGCTACCGCTTCTGCAACTTCTTTAGGCTCACCAAATCTTTTTAATGGAATTTTAGATATATACTCTTCTTTAATCTCATCTTTTAGCTTGTCTGTCATATCTGTAGCAATAAATCCTGGAGTAATAGCGTTAAACCTGATACCTCTAGCGGCACCTTCTAGTGCAAAACTTTTTGTCATAGAGAGCATCGCTCCTTTGCTAGCACTGTAGTTTACCTGTCCCGCGTTTCCACTCTCAGCTACAATCGAAGATATATTTACTACACTTCCAAATCTTTTTTTACTCATAACTTTCAAAGCCTCTTTACATCCAATAAATGCCGATGTTAAGTTAGCTCTTATCACTTCTTCGAAATCGGCTACACTCATTCTGATTGCCAATTTATCTTTTGTAATACCTGCGTTGTTTACCAGATAACTAAGCTCGCCGTCACAATCTATTATAGTTTTTATTGCCTCTACAAAAGCCTTTTCATCACTTACATCAAATCCTATAACGGCGGCTTCTCCCCCATTTGACTCAATCTCATCTTTGAGCCTGTCGGCAGCTTCCGCACTGCTTTTGTAATTTATCCAAACTTTTAGTCCGTATCCTGCCAAAACTCTAGCGATTTCGGCTCCGATTCCTCTACTAGCTCCCGTTACTAAAACATTTTTTCCGCTAAATTTCATCAAATCTCCTTTTATTAGGTATTTATATCAACGGCTCATCCATCTCTTTTGGAATCTCAAGACCCATCAGTTTCAAAACCGTAGGAGCTATATTGCTAAGCCCGCCTGGTTTTACCTCTTTAACGCCATCGGCCATAACAAAACACCAAACTTCTCCAACAGTATGGTTCGTTAACACTTTTCCGTCTTTATCTCTCATCTTTTCACAATTCCCGTGATCGCTTGTTAAAATTAGGTTATAATCTTTCTCTTTAGCTTTTGTTATAATCTTTTCAAGCTCATTATCAACTGCTTCCACAGCTTTTACTGCCGCTTCAAAATTACCAGTATGGCCTACCATATCCCCGTTTGCAAAATTCACCACGATAAATTCATAACCCTCATCCATAGCGCTTCTTACCGCTTTGCCAACTTCGTGAGCACTCATCTGGGGTTTTTCATCGTATGTTCTTACATTTGGGCTAGGAATCAAAACTCTTGTTTCGTTTATATAAGGCTCCTCTATGCCCCCATTAAAAAAGAATGTTACATGGGCATATTTTTCCGTTTCCGCTGTATGGAATTGATCTAATCCCTCTTTACTTATAACTTCGGCAAGAGTGTTTTTAGGAACGCTCTTTTCAAACATAACAGGATAAGAAAAAGTTTCATCATACTCCACAATCGTTGCTATATTTACTTTCACATCTCTTCTTGGAAACTTGTCAAAACTCTCATCGCCTATAGCGGTGACAATCTCTCTCATCCTATCACTTCTAAAATTTATAAACAAAACTCCATCGCCATCTTCAAAGCCGTTATACCACTCAAGCGATACCGGCTCTATAAACTCATCCGTTATCTCTTTTTCATACTGCTTATTGATATATTCATCCAAAGAAGTTGATATTTTAGGTACTCCTTCGGCTATAGTCCTGTAGCCTCTCTCTACCCTCTCCCATCTTTTATCTCTATCCATGGTGTAAAATCTTCCGCCAATAGTCGCTATTTTGGCTTTTGGCAACTTTTGAAGCTCTTTTAGATATTTTACCGCACTTGTAGGAGATACGTCTCTTCCGTCGGTAATGGGATGTAGAATCACCTCAAGTTTATATTTTGAAGCAATATTTGCAATACCGATAAAATGCTCAATATGAGAATGAACTCCTCCGTCACTTAAAAGACCTACTAAATGGAGTCTTTTGCTACTTTTTAGAAGGTTTTGAAAAACCTCGTTTTTTTCCAAAGTGCCATCACTTAAAGCCAAAGAGATTCTTACTAAATCTTGATAAAGAACCCTGCCGCTTCCTATAGTCATATGACCAACTTCACTATTTCCCATCTGTCCTTCTGGGAGTCCCACACTCATTCCGTAAGTTTTTATAAGTGAGTATGGAACGTTTTTGAAAAGATACTCATACGCACTCTTTTTCGCTGCGGCAAATGCGTTATAATAGCTATCCGGATTGTAGCCTATTCCGTCTGTTATCACTAGTATAGTTTTTCTTATACCTTTTTTATTCATTTTCACCTCAAAAACTTATTAAATTATCAGTGAAATTTTAGTAGTATTTCTCTTTTGTTTATATTAATAATGTAGCAATTTTAAAATAACTATAAACTTTTAATGGAAAAGTATGCTGTATCTACTATATAAACATTTTGATATAAACCTGTTTCAGTATATTACGGTTAGAGCGGGATTCGGTTTTTTTATAGCTTTCATACTTACTCTTTGGCTCATGCCGAGATTTATCAAATGGGCAAGAACCAAAAATGCAAATCAACCTATCTATTCGTTAGCGCCACAAACACATAAAAACAAAGCCAATACTCCAACTATGGGGGGAGTAGTTTTTATATTTTCTACGATAGTAGCTTCACTCTTAACTGCTAAAATAGACAATATTTTCGTAGTTTGCGCACTATTAACTATCGTGCTTTTTACCATAATAGGCATAAAAGACGATATTTCCAAAATTGTAAAAAAAGAGAATCAATCCGGCTTAAGCGCAAAAGCAAAAGTTTTACTTCAAATAGCCGCGTCACTAATAATAGCTTCAATACTATATTTTTATTCTAATCTTTCATCTGAGCTATATATACCCTTTTACAAATATCCTATTTTCGATATGGGTTTTTTTGCTATTTTGTTTTGGGTTTTGGTAATGGTTGCTACTTCCAACGCCGTCAATTTAACTGACGGCCTTGACGGCTTGGCAACTGTTCCATCAATCTTTTCTCTCGCATCTTTATCTTTACTCGTTTACATAACAGGACATGCGGGTCTTAGCAGCTATCTTTTGCTTCCTAAAGTAACCGGAGTAGGAGAAGTAACTATCATAGGAGCCGCATTAGCTGGCGCTTTAATAGGTTTTTTATGGTATAACTGTCATCCTGCCGAAGTATTTATGGGTGACAGCGGAAGTTTGTCAATAGGCGCTTTGTTGGCTTATTTGTCAATCGTTTCAAAAAGCGAACTACTGCTTATCATAATCGGTTTTGTTTTTGTTTTGGAAGCACTATCGGTAATATTACAGGTTGGAAGCTATAAGCTAAGGGGGAAAAGGGTCTTTTTAATGGCTCCTATTCATCACCATTTCGAGCAGAAAAACTGGAAAGAGAGTAAAATAATAGTGAGATTTTGGATAATTGCTTTAATTTCCAATATTATTGCTTTGATAACTTTAAAAATTAGGTAGAAGGATGAAGGCAGAAGAAAACAAAAAAGAAGAAAAAAAAGTAGAAAAGATAGAAGATTTATTCCTTTATCCTTCCTCTGACTCCATACCCTCTATATCCCTATTTGGCTACGGAAAAACCACAAAAGCAATAGCTCAAAAATTAAGAAACGCAATCTTTTTTGACGACAATACTAAAGAACCTTTTATAGATGAAAAAGGTTTCAAAGTATTTCCCTCTAGCTTTTTCGATCCAAAAAAATCTCTTTTAGAGATTCCTAGTCCCGGCATCCCTCCTTTTAATCCTCTCATAAAAAGAGCAGCAAATCTTATCAGCGAATATGATCTATTTCTATCCTCTTTTTTCAATTCAAAAAATATACCGTTTACAATTTGGATTAGCGGAACAAACGGAAAAACTACCACTACCCAGATGATAGCTCATCTACTAAAAAAAAGGGGAGCAGAACTTGGAGGCAATATAGGTACGCCTTTAGCTAATTTGGACGAAAACGCAAAAATATGGACTTTAGAGACTAGTTCGTTTACGCTGCATTATACTAAATTTGCAAAACCTAATTTATACATACTTTTACCAATTAGTGAGGACCATATAAGCTGGCACGGAAGTTTTAAAGCATACGAAAAAGCCAAATTAAAACCTATTAGAGCTTTGAAAGAGGGAGAAGTTTGTATAATCCCTAAAAAATATGAAAATATTGAAACTAATGGCATGAAAATAGTGTATGAAAAGAGTGAGGATTTAGCAAAATATTTTAATATCGATATAAAAAAAATATCTTTTAAAGAGCCCTTTTTACTAGATGCTCTTTTAGCGTTAGGAGTAACAAAAACTGTTTTTGACGAAATAGATTATGAGCTGATAAATAGTTTCGAAGTTGATTCTCATAAAATTGAAGAGTTTTTTGACAATGAAGGAAGATTGTGGGTAGATGACAGCAAAGCAACCAACATAAATGCCGCTATGGAAGCTGTAAAAAGATATAAAGACAAAAAGATCTATCTCATTGCTGGAGGCGACGCTAAAGGGGCAGATTTGGAGCCTTTTGTAAGATTTTTAAAAAACTTCGAAATAGAGATTTTTGCAATAGGAAAAGATAGTGACACCATTTTCAAACTATCAAAAAAGCATTTCGTAATATGTAAAAGAGTAGTAACTCTAAAAAGAGCCGTTGAAGAGATTAAAAAAGTGTTAGATGAAAAAAGTGTCGCTTTGTTATCTCCCGCTTGTGCAAGTCTGGATCAGTTCAAATCATATAAAGAGAGAGGGAAAAAGTTTAAAAAATATGTATTAGAGTAATGATAGTGATATTTAAGCTTATTTTCAATGTATGTTTATTATAATTTCAGTCCACATTCAAGGGCCAGATAGCTCAGTCGGTAGAGCAAGGGACTGAAAATCCCTGTGTCGGCGGTTCGATTCCGCCTCTGGCCACCACTTCCTACAAAACCAACTTCATCTTATCAGTCAAACTCCGTCAAGATGTAAAGTGTTGTTACAATCGTGATACATTCTTTTTTAAACTCTTTACATAATAGAAAATATCTTATAAAATAAGTCCATTATTTCGAATTTATTTAATATTATATCTCAATCAAAAATTATATCCCAAAGGGTAATCGATGAAGATAAATGAATGTATAATCCTGAAAAAACTGGAAAATGGTGAAAAATTTTCAAAAGAAGATATTAAAACTATTATGAATATAGTCAGACAAGAGATGAATTTTATGATAAGAAACAACATTTTAATAACTCCTAAAAACTATGAAAGATGGTTTTATGTATTTTGTTACATTGTAGAATCTCAAAAAGAGTTAAACGACCTTGAAATTTTAGGGCTTTTTAAAGAAATTTATGACGAACCATACGATGAAGTAAAAGAATACAAAGAAGAGAATAATTTTGACAATCCTAAAGGTTTTGTAAAAAAATTAAATTTGATAGCCAAGTCTATAGATAAAAAACTACTTGAGATAATCTACTCTTTAGACAAACATGCCGATACGATAGACAACCATACCGAATTTATTATAGATAGCAAAGAGAAAATTGAGCATAAAACTATTTTAAAATCGATAGATAAAATTTTAGAAGAGTTAAATAATCTGAAAAATGAAAATAAAAAATTAACAAAAGAGCTTAAAAAATACCATAAAGATGTTCTAATACTACAAGAAGAGTTAAAAATAGCAAAAACCGAAGCGGAAATGGATTTTCTAACAGGACTTGTAAATAGAAGAAGATTTGAAAGAGCTCTTTTAGAACTTATCAATGATTTACAAACAAAAAACTATCCTTTTTCACTCGTTATTTTGGATATAGATGACTTTAAAAAGATTAACGACAAATATGGACACCCGATTGGGGATATGATTCTTCAAGAAATTGCAAATATTTTGAAAAACTTTCTAAGAGCAAATGCCATAGCTTCACGAATAGGAGGAGAAGAGTTTGCGGTTATTCTACCAGGTTCTGAACTTCAACAGGCAAAACATATTGCCGAAAGGTTACGAAAAGCCATAGAAAATAGAACTTTCAATATCAATGAGATTAAAACAACTGCTAGTTTCGGTGTTACGGAAGCAAAAAAAACGGATACTTTAGAGTCTATATTTGAAAGAGCGGATAAAGCTTTATATGATGCAAAAAAAAGCGGTAAAAACTGTGTAAAAGCCGTTAAATAAAATAATATCTTTGATTTTCTATTATTTTCAAAGACAGATAAAATTTTAAAAAATTATAGGAGTATTATGAAAAAAAAGCTGTTTGTAGTATCTTTGGGATGTACCAAAAATTTGGTAGATACCGAAGTAATGCTTGGAAAACTAAAAGATTACGAAATTAGTCAAAATATCAAAGAAGCAGATGTAATCATAGTAAATAGTTGCGGGTTTATAGAAGCTGCAAAAGAAGAAAGCCTTCAAACGGTGTTTGAGCTTCACTCCCAAAGAAAAAAAGACTCAATTTTGGTTATGGCCGGATGTCTTAGCGAAAGATACAAAGAAGAGTTAAAAAAAGAGTTAACGGAGGTAGATATTTTCACAGGTGTTGGAGATTATGACAAGATAGACAAACTTTTAGAAGAGAAAAGAGACTACTTTAGTTCAACGCCATATCTAATAAAAAACGAAGATAGAGTAGTAACAGGCTCAAACTATCACGCATATATAAAACTTAGCGAAGGTTGCAATCAAACATGTAGTTTTTGCGCAATCCCCTCTTTCAAAGGAAAACTTCAATCAAGACCGGTAGAATCTATCGTAACTGAGATACAAAGATTGGTAGAAAAAGGATTTTACGACTTTACTTTCGTTTCTCAAGATAGCAGTTCCTATTTGAGAGATTTTGGCCAAAAAGATGGACTTATAAAACTTATAGAAGAGGTTGAAAAGGTAGAGGGAGTAAAAAGTGCTAGGATTTTGTATCTGTATCCATCCACAACATCTACAGAACTTATAGAAAAGATAGCCGATTCGCCTATTTTCCACAAATATTTTGAAATGCCTATACAGCATATCAGCTCAAAAATGCTAAAAATCATGAAACGAGGAGCCGGGACAGATAGAACAAAAGAGCTTCTAGAAAAGATGAGGAATGTAAATGAGTCATTCTTAAGAACTAGTATAATAGTAGGACACCCCCAAGAGTCAGAAAAGGATTTTAAAGAGCTCTGCGATTTTTTAGAAAAGTTTGATTTTGATAGGGTAAATCTTTTTGCGTACTCTGACGAAGAAGGCACCTTTGCACACCAGATGAAAAACAAAGTACCCCAAGAAACAATAGATGAGAGACTAAAAATTTTGGATGAGATAGTAAAAGAAAAAACTTTAAAAAGTTTAAAAAAGGATTTAGGAAAAGTCATTGAAGCGGTACTAGAGGGAGAAAGCGAAGAGAGTGAACTTCTTTTAAGTGCTAGAAAAATTATGTGGGCTCCTGAAGTTGACGGAGAGATTTTAGTTAATGAAAGCAAAACGCAAAACCTTGAAACCGGAAAAATTTATAAGATTGAGATAACCGAGCTAGTAGATGACAAACTACTTGGAAAAGTGATAAAGGAAGCATAAGGTATCCGTTTGAAAACAGCTTTAAATCCAAAGGCAACTCAGTATTTAAAAGATAAGAAAAACCTTTTGGCTTTTTCGGCAGGAACCGATTCTAGCGCACTTTTTTTTATGCTTCTTGAAAAAAACATCTCTTTTGATATAGCTATCGTAAACTATAAACTAAGAAGCCAAAGCCACCTGGAAGTAGAATATGCAAAAGAACTTGCAAAAAAATACGGTAAAAAAATATTTATAAAAGAGGCTCCCTTGTCACCTCCTTCAATAGAGTATAAAGCAAGAAAAATCAGATACGATTTTTTTGAACAAGTTATAAAACAGTATAACTATCATAACCTAATAACTGCTCATCATCTAAACGATCAACTAGAGTGGTTTTTGATGCAGTTTACAAAAGGTGCCGGACTTGTAGAACTGCTAGGAATGGAACTTATTAGCGAAAAAAAAGATTATTGTATTGTCAGGCCCCTGCTTTTTACGGCAAAAAAAGATATTAAAAAGTATTTAAAACAAAAAAAAATAAAATATTTCGAAGATATTACAAACAAAGATATTAAGTTTAGAAGAAACTTTTTTAGAAAAGAGTTCAGTGATAAATTGATGGAACTTTTTGATGAAGGTATAAAAAGAAGTTTCGAGTATCTTCACTTAGACAAACAGCTACTTCTAGAAGAGTTTAAAATTTACAATTTAAAAGATCTATTTATCATAAAAAATCAAAAAAACGATCTAAAAAACATAAGAGCGATAGACAAAGCGGTAAAATCTTTAGGATATCTTTTAAGCTCAAAGCAGAAAAAGGAGATTTTGAAGCAAAAAAAGTGCGTTATAGGCAAAAATATAGCAATTGATATCGATGACGACTATATATTTGTATCTCCTTATATAAAAACTGTTATGGACAAAAGGTTCAAAGAGTCCTGCAGGATTTTAAAAATTCCTGAACACGTAAGGGGCTATATATTTAAAAGCGGTATTGAACCAAAAGAGATTAAAAACTGTATAGAGCGACTTTAAATCTCAACTCAATCAAATCTTTTTTCTCAAAAACAATAGGATATTCAATCTTAATAGGAATACGGTTTTCTTCAACATAATTTAAAAAGGAATAGAAGTTTTTTGGTGTCTCAATCTTCATACTTACTAAATATTTTACAACTTTATAATTTTCTTCAATATTTTTATCGACTTTTTTTACTGCTACTTCACTACCGTAAATTATCAAAAGATTCTCCAAATCCTTTTTACTAAAACCGTTTTCGAAATATCTAAGATACCCTTTATACCAATTTAGATCAAAAAAACTGTTTTGCAGATCGCTATTTTTCTCTTTCAAAATTTTAAGTTTAGATTCTAATTGTGAAATATTCTCTTTTAAATCTCCGGCTCTTTTCATATCTGGTATGATTAAAAAAGCGACTACCGCATAGAAAAGTGATATGAACAAAAGAGTATAAAGCAGATATATGATTTTATTTTTAGCGCCCATTATTAACCTTGGCCTCTTTATTTATTGATAAAAAGAGATATTTTCTATTCTTTTTTTCAAACTTAACATCTCTTATTTGATAAAAACTCTTCAAAGACTTATCAAGCTTAAAATAATCTCTTTTAGAAGGAGTAAAGCCTTCTAAAACAAGTGATTTTTTATAAAACTCTGCCCTTTTAAGCACAATTTCATCTGGAACTAGCTCAAAAATATTTTTAATATTGCTCTTTATGAGAGAATTGGAACTTTTGATATCTTGAACAATAGGTACGATCGATTTCAACAAAGTCGTTTTTTTAGTTAAATCTTCTATGTTTTTTTGCAATGATATCTTTTCATTTTGCATTTCAATCATTTGCGATTGCAACAAAGAGTTTTTATACCTAAAATAGAGATCCAAACCTCCTAAAAATAAAAAGATAAAAACTATAGATATTTTGAGCCAGTTTGGTATAGAAAAATTTT
This Nitrosophilus labii DNA region includes the following protein-coding sequences:
- a CDS encoding beta-ketoacyl-ACP synthase II; translated protein: MKRVVITGLGMINALGNDKDSSFEAIINGECGVDTITSFDPTNHSVKIAAEVKDFDPKTIMDPKEVKKADRFIHLGIKAAQEAIKDASIDDSVERERFGISSASGIGGLQNIEKNSVICDTRGPKRISPFFIPSALVNMLGGFISIENNLKGPNISSVTACAAGTHAITEAVKTILLGGADRMLVVGAEAAICPIGIGGFAAMKALSTRNDDPKHASRPFDADRDGFVMGEGAGALILEEYEAAKKRGAKIYAEIVGFGESGDANHITTPAPEGEGAYRAMKAALQMAGNINIDYINAHGTSTKYNDMYETMAIKKLFGTKEQCPPVSSTKGQIAHCLGAAGAIEAVISLMAMDKGVIPPTINYETPDPDCDLDYVPNQAREAKLNVVMSNSFGFGGTNGVVIFKKV
- the acpP gene encoding acyl carrier protein gives rise to the protein MALFDEVKEVVVEQLNANPDEVKEDSKFVEDLGADSLDVVELVMALEEKFGIEIPDEDAEKIQTVGDAVKYIEEHKS
- the fabG gene encoding 3-oxoacyl-ACP reductase FabG; this translates as MKFSGKNVLVTGASRGIGAEIARVLAGYGLKVWINYKSSAEAADRLKDEIESNGGEAAVIGFDVSDEKAFVEAIKTIIDCDGELSYLVNNAGITKDKLAIRMSVADFEEVIRANLTSAFIGCKEALKVMSKKRFGSVVNISSIVAESGNAGQVNYSASKGAMLSMTKSFALEGAARGIRFNAITPGFIATDMTDKLKDEIKEEYISKIPLKRFGEPKEVAEAVAFLLSDHSSYITGETIKVNGGMYM
- the gpmI gene encoding 2,3-bisphosphoglycerate-independent phosphoglycerate mutase, encoding MNKKGIRKTILVITDGIGYNPDSYYNAFAAAKKSAYEYLFKNVPYSLIKTYGMSVGLPEGQMGNSEVGHMTIGSGRVLYQDLVRISLALSDGTLEKNEVFQNLLKSSKRLHLVGLLSDGGVHSHIEHFIGIANIASKYKLEVILHPITDGRDVSPTSAVKYLKELQKLPKAKIATIGGRFYTMDRDKRWERVERGYRTIAEGVPKISTSLDEYINKQYEKEITDEFIEPVSLEWYNGFEDGDGVLFINFRSDRMREIVTAIGDESFDKFPRRDVKVNIATIVEYDETFSYPVMFEKSVPKNTLAEVISKEGLDQFHTAETEKYAHVTFFFNGGIEEPYINETRVLIPSPNVRTYDEKPQMSAHEVGKAVRSAMDEGYEFIVVNFANGDMVGHTGNFEAAVKAVEAVDNELEKIITKAKEKDYNLILTSDHGNCEKMRDKDGKVLTNHTVGEVWCFVMADGVKEVKPGGLSNIAPTVLKLMGLEIPKEMDEPLI
- the mraY gene encoding phospho-N-acetylmuramoyl-pentapeptide-transferase, whose translation is MLYLLYKHFDINLFQYITVRAGFGFFIAFILTLWLMPRFIKWARTKNANQPIYSLAPQTHKNKANTPTMGGVVFIFSTIVASLLTAKIDNIFVVCALLTIVLFTIIGIKDDISKIVKKENQSGLSAKAKVLLQIAASLIIASILYFYSNLSSELYIPFYKYPIFDMGFFAILFWVLVMVATSNAVNLTDGLDGLATVPSIFSLASLSLLVYITGHAGLSSYLLLPKVTGVGEVTIIGAALAGALIGFLWYNCHPAEVFMGDSGSLSIGALLAYLSIVSKSELLLIIIGFVFVLEALSVILQVGSYKLRGKRVFLMAPIHHHFEQKNWKESKIIVRFWIIALISNIIALITLKIR
- the murD gene encoding UDP-N-acetylmuramoyl-L-alanine--D-glutamate ligase, giving the protein MKAEENKKEEKKVEKIEDLFLYPSSDSIPSISLFGYGKTTKAIAQKLRNAIFFDDNTKEPFIDEKGFKVFPSSFFDPKKSLLEIPSPGIPPFNPLIKRAANLISEYDLFLSSFFNSKNIPFTIWISGTNGKTTTTQMIAHLLKKRGAELGGNIGTPLANLDENAKIWTLETSSFTLHYTKFAKPNLYILLPISEDHISWHGSFKAYEKAKLKPIRALKEGEVCIIPKKYENIETNGMKIVYEKSEDLAKYFNIDIKKISFKEPFLLDALLALGVTKTVFDEIDYELINSFEVDSHKIEEFFDNEGRLWVDDSKATNINAAMEAVKRYKDKKIYLIAGGDAKGADLEPFVRFLKNFEIEIFAIGKDSDTIFKLSKKHFVICKRVVTLKRAVEEIKKVLDEKSVALLSPACASLDQFKSYKERGKKFKKYVLE
- a CDS encoding GGDEF domain-containing protein, which gives rise to MKINECIILKKLENGEKFSKEDIKTIMNIVRQEMNFMIRNNILITPKNYERWFYVFCYIVESQKELNDLEILGLFKEIYDEPYDEVKEYKEENNFDNPKGFVKKLNLIAKSIDKKLLEIIYSLDKHADTIDNHTEFIIDSKEKIEHKTILKSIDKILEELNNLKNENKKLTKELKKYHKDVLILQEELKIAKTEAEMDFLTGLVNRRRFERALLELINDLQTKNYPFSLVILDIDDFKKINDKYGHPIGDMILQEIANILKNFLRANAIASRIGGEEFAVILPGSELQQAKHIAERLRKAIENRTFNINEIKTTASFGVTEAKKTDTLESIFERADKALYDAKKSGKNCVKAVK
- the rimO gene encoding 30S ribosomal protein S12 methylthiotransferase RimO, translating into MKKKLFVVSLGCTKNLVDTEVMLGKLKDYEISQNIKEADVIIVNSCGFIEAAKEESLQTVFELHSQRKKDSILVMAGCLSERYKEELKKELTEVDIFTGVGDYDKIDKLLEEKRDYFSSTPYLIKNEDRVVTGSNYHAYIKLSEGCNQTCSFCAIPSFKGKLQSRPVESIVTEIQRLVEKGFYDFTFVSQDSSSYLRDFGQKDGLIKLIEEVEKVEGVKSARILYLYPSTTSTELIEKIADSPIFHKYFEMPIQHISSKMLKIMKRGAGTDRTKELLEKMRNVNESFLRTSIIVGHPQESEKDFKELCDFLEKFDFDRVNLFAYSDEEGTFAHQMKNKVPQETIDERLKILDEIVKEKTLKSLKKDLGKVIEAVLEGESEESELLLSARKIMWAPEVDGEILVNESKTQNLETGKIYKIEITELVDDKLLGKVIKEA
- the tilS gene encoding tRNA lysidine(34) synthetase TilS — translated: MKTALNPKATQYLKDKKNLLAFSAGTDSSALFFMLLEKNISFDIAIVNYKLRSQSHLEVEYAKELAKKYGKKIFIKEAPLSPPSIEYKARKIRYDFFEQVIKQYNYHNLITAHHLNDQLEWFLMQFTKGAGLVELLGMELISEKKDYCIVRPLLFTAKKDIKKYLKQKKIKYFEDITNKDIKFRRNFFRKEFSDKLMELFDEGIKRSFEYLHLDKQLLLEEFKIYNLKDLFIIKNQKNDLKNIRAIDKAVKSLGYLLSSKQKKEILKQKKCVIGKNIAIDIDDDYIFVSPYIKTVMDKRFKESCRILKIPEHVRGYIFKSGIEPKEIKNCIERL